The following is a genomic window from Chloroflexota bacterium.
GAAGCTCGTCGCCCCCTCGCGCTCCGCATAGGCGAGGACTTCGTCCGGCGGGAGATAGACGATCTCCGCGTCGGGGTCGATGAACCTGCGGATCAGCCACGGGCAGGCGATCCGATCGGTCTTCGGGTGCTCGCGGGTGACCCATCTCATGGCACGGTTCCTCCCTCAGGCCGGTTCGCGGCCGAGCACCTGGGCGCGTTGCTTGAACGCGTACAACCCGTCGAACAACGGACCACTGACCTCGAGCAACCGCTCGTCGTCGAGGGTCATCGAGAGGCCCCGGATGAGCACGTCGAGCCCGGCGGCCTCCGGTGCGTCATAGCGCTCGTCGCCGAGATCCGCGTCGTGGATCGCGTGGCCGATCTCGACGAGTGCCGGATCGGTGAGGGAGTAGTGGCGGAGGAACGTCTCGAAGCTGCAACCGCCCTCGTGGTGGGACAGCGCCGCTCCGCGCATGTCGAAGGGAGTGGCGTCGGTCGGCACCTCGTCGGGGTCGTCCACGAAGAGGAAGTCGGCCGCCGGATCGACGAATCGCCGGATGAGCCAGGCGCACGCGGCCCGATCCACCTGGCAACCGCGCCGCGTCGCCCACCTCACGAGGCCACCTCGATCGCGGCCCCGAGCGCCTCGACCGCTGCCCGGGCCCGGTTCGCCCGGTCCGTCGGGAAGTAGTCGCGAGAGGCGATCCGGCGGAGCTCCCGGCGGAGTCGGGCGAGGGTCCGGCGCCGGGTCGCGGCCGTCCCGACCGGGGCGATCGCCTCGGCGATGACGGCGTCGTACTCCGCTCGCACCGCCTCGACCATCTGCCGGGCGAGCGAGCGCTCGTGCGCCGTCGAGCCGGGCTCGGCGAGCCAGATGGTCGCTTCGCCATGATTCTCGACGATCTCCTCGGCGAGCCATTCGAGCTGCTCGCGGGTGCGGGCGTCGAGCGGTAGCGCGACCACGCCGTCCGCGACCTGGGCCACCCCGAGACGGCGGAGATGGCGCCACAGGGTGATCCGGGGCGTCGAGGGCTCGCGCGGCAGCCGGTAGGCCAGGAGGACCCAGCGCGTTCGGCGATCCACGGGCGTAGTCTAGCCGGAATCGAGCAACCGTGGTTACACGTGCGGAGCCGCTCGTGGTCGTGGCGGCGGGGATGGCCGGTCTGCTCATCCGGGGCGTCTGAGTCGTGCGATCGGATCCTCGTGC
Proteins encoded in this region:
- a CDS encoding chromate resistance protein gives rise to the protein MRWATRRGCQVDRAACAWLIRRFVDPAADFLFVDDPDEVPTDATPFDMRGAALSHHEGGCSFETFLRHYSLTDPALVEIGHAIHDADLGDERYDAPEAAGLDVLIRGLSMTLDDERLLEVSGPLFDGLYAFKQRAQVLGREPA
- a CDS encoding chromate resistance protein, whose protein sequence is MDRRTRWVLLAYRLPREPSTPRITLWRHLRRLGVAQVADGVVALPLDARTREQLEWLAEEIVENHGEATIWLAEPGSTAHERSLARQMVEAVRAEYDAVIAEAIAPVGTAATRRRTLARLRRELRRIASRDYFPTDRANRARAAVEALGAAIEVAS